Proteins found in one Amycolatopsis aidingensis genomic segment:
- a CDS encoding WD40/YVTN/BNR-like repeat-containing protein, translating into MRRRLSTAFALGMSALLLAPTSPALADPPGPGQPGEHRPVRGPSAPAEHRFLQKTIHGQTVPRHAYAQAADQADRVPAIGGRWKQAGPTNIGGRIVSLALDPQRKDTVYAAAASGGLWRSTDAGRTFEPAWPDDLTQAMGAVATTSEGTLYVGTGEPNPGGGSLTYEGTGIYRSDNRGKSWRNVGLRDSGTIGAIAVDPRDDDRLLVAANGSLYSGGGQRGVYLTTDGGRSWQRTLDVANEFTGAPEVLIDPADPDRVYAVLWDHRRTPEKRTYGGVGSGVFRSTDGGLTWQRLGGGLPEQGPDVGRIGIAASASEPGRLYAIVNQTSGPFAGFYTSADAGETWTRLPEPDVLKNSQSSFGWWFGKLWVDPDDSRQVHVAGVPLVTSKDGGQTWTADSTSIHVDQHAMVWDPDYPSRVYLGNDGGVYRSDADGHGGWIKAEHEPYTQFYSAAISPQDPGRISGGTQDNGSLRSWSGPRFNEYLGGDGEENLINPRDKDNVFACYQYGNCFRSTDGGDTMSYFTPETTSDRRNWFTPVQFDPNDPEVMYYGGNRLNRSADGGVTWEPISPDLTGGPGQDAYPYGTITTVAAAPSDPDTIWVGTDDGRVWLTRDLGRTWTKVLENQPWVTRIAVDERDAGTAYVTLSGYRSGSPLAHVLRTRDGGQRWSDLSGNLPDAPVNDVVLGEHGRIYLATDQGVFVGFRFFPGFWLRQGRGLPVVPVDDIEYDPGHRRLVAATFGRGLYELRVH; encoded by the coding sequence ATGCGTCGCCGGTTGTCCACCGCGTTCGCGCTCGGCATGTCCGCACTACTGCTCGCACCCACCAGCCCCGCGCTGGCCGACCCACCCGGTCCCGGCCAGCCAGGGGAGCACCGGCCGGTGCGCGGACCCTCCGCGCCCGCGGAGCACCGCTTCCTGCAGAAGACCATCCACGGCCAGACCGTGCCGCGGCACGCCTACGCCCAGGCAGCGGACCAGGCGGACCGGGTACCCGCGATCGGCGGCCGGTGGAAGCAGGCCGGGCCGACCAACATCGGCGGCCGGATCGTCTCGCTGGCGCTGGACCCGCAGCGTAAGGACACCGTGTACGCCGCGGCCGCCAGCGGCGGGCTGTGGCGCTCGACCGACGCGGGCCGGACCTTCGAACCCGCCTGGCCGGACGATCTGACCCAGGCCATGGGCGCGGTGGCCACCACCAGCGAGGGCACCCTGTACGTCGGCACCGGCGAACCGAACCCCGGCGGCGGCAGCCTCACCTACGAGGGCACCGGGATCTACCGCTCGGACAACCGGGGCAAGAGCTGGCGCAACGTCGGGCTGCGGGACTCCGGCACGATCGGCGCCATCGCCGTGGACCCGCGGGACGACGACCGGCTGCTGGTCGCGGCGAACGGATCGCTGTACTCCGGCGGCGGGCAGCGCGGCGTGTACCTGACCACCGACGGCGGCCGGTCCTGGCAGCGCACCCTGGACGTGGCGAACGAGTTCACCGGTGCGCCGGAGGTGCTGATCGACCCGGCCGACCCGGACCGGGTGTACGCCGTGCTCTGGGACCACCGGCGCACGCCGGAGAAGCGCACCTACGGCGGGGTCGGCTCCGGGGTGTTCCGCTCGACCGACGGCGGGCTGACCTGGCAGCGGCTCGGCGGCGGGCTGCCCGAGCAGGGTCCGGACGTCGGCCGGATCGGGATCGCGGCCTCGGCCTCCGAACCCGGCAGGCTGTACGCGATCGTGAACCAGACCAGCGGCCCGTTCGCGGGTTTCTACACCTCCGCCGACGCCGGAGAAACCTGGACCCGGCTGCCGGAACCCGACGTGCTGAAGAACTCGCAGTCCAGCTTCGGCTGGTGGTTCGGCAAGCTCTGGGTGGACCCGGACGACTCCCGGCAGGTGCACGTCGCCGGGGTGCCGCTGGTGACCTCCAAGGACGGTGGGCAGACCTGGACCGCGGACAGCACCAGCATCCACGTTGACCAGCACGCGATGGTGTGGGACCCAGACTACCCGTCCCGGGTGTACCTCGGCAACGACGGCGGCGTCTACCGCTCGGACGCGGACGGGCACGGCGGCTGGATCAAGGCCGAGCACGAGCCCTACACCCAGTTCTACAGCGCGGCGATCAGCCCGCAGGACCCCGGCCGGATCTCCGGCGGCACCCAGGACAACGGGTCGCTGCGCTCCTGGAGCGGGCCACGGTTCAACGAGTACCTCGGCGGGGACGGCGAGGAGAACCTGATCAACCCGCGGGACAAGGACAACGTGTTCGCCTGCTACCAGTACGGCAACTGCTTCCGTTCCACCGACGGCGGGGACACGATGTCCTACTTCACCCCGGAGACCACCTCGGACCGACGGAACTGGTTCACCCCGGTGCAGTTCGACCCGAACGATCCGGAGGTCATGTACTACGGCGGGAACCGGCTGAACCGCTCCGCCGACGGCGGGGTGACCTGGGAACCGATCAGCCCCGATCTGACCGGCGGACCCGGCCAGGACGCCTACCCCTACGGCACCATCACCACGGTCGCCGCCGCACCGTCCGATCCGGACACGATCTGGGTGGGCACCGACGACGGCAGGGTATGGCTGACCCGCGACCTCGGGCGGACCTGGACCAAGGTGCTGGAGAACCAGCCGTGGGTGACCAGGATCGCGGTGGACGAGCGGGACGCCGGGACCGCCTACGTCACCCTGTCCGGGTACCGGTCCGGTTCCCCGCTGGCGCATGTGCTGCGCACCAGGGACGGCGGGCAGCGGTGGAGCGACCTTTCCGGCAACCTGCCGGACGCGCCGGTGAACGATGTCGTGCTCGGCGAACACGGCCGGATCTACCTGGCTACCGATCAGGGTGTGTTCGTCGGGTTCCGCTTCTTCCCGGGGTTCTGGCTGCGGCAGGGGCGTGGTCTGCCGGTGGTACCGGTGGACGACATCGAGTACGACCCCGGGCACCGCAGGCTGGTCGCGGCGACCTTCGGCCGCGGGCTGTACGAGCTGCGGGTGCACTAA
- a CDS encoding DUF6879 family protein yields the protein MSPAYLSADEFQRLFTDFEHTAFRLEVRDRYNVDEEAESVRRFLADNPDGRVWKRSWLDNIRKVTAAGKLFERVRVVSLPLTDYSRYGLWSCQTNIAAGEDIRYLARDAAQGVDLPQHDYWLFDSRKLVRMHFEDEDDRFLGAEVIADQTAIVQHNYWRDVAWHYVIQRDEFANKHNEDIG from the coding sequence GTGAGTCCTGCCTACCTGTCTGCCGACGAGTTCCAACGGTTGTTCACGGATTTCGAACACACCGCATTCCGGCTGGAAGTGCGGGACCGCTATAACGTCGACGAGGAGGCCGAATCAGTCCGTCGGTTCCTCGCTGATAATCCGGATGGTCGTGTGTGGAAGAGGTCGTGGCTCGACAATATCCGTAAGGTGACCGCCGCTGGAAAGCTGTTTGAGCGTGTGCGGGTGGTGAGTCTTCCGCTCACCGACTACAGCAGGTACGGCCTCTGGTCGTGTCAGACCAACATCGCGGCAGGCGAGGACATCCGCTATCTCGCCCGGGATGCCGCTCAGGGAGTAGATCTACCCCAACACGACTACTGGCTGTTCGACTCGCGCAAACTTGTGCGCATGCATTTCGAGGACGAGGATGATCGGTTCCTCGGTGCCGAGGTTATTGCTGATCAGACGGCGATCGTCCAGCACAACTACTGGCGGGACGTGGCCTGGCACTACGTCATCCAGCGCGATGAATTCGCCAACAAACACAACGAGGATATTGGATGA
- a CDS encoding DUF6879 family protein — MSPTYLSVDEFQRLFTEFEHTAFRLEVRDRYNVDDEIEEVRRFHAGEPDNPTSGKYWMDNIRKVAEAGMLFERVRVVSLPLTDYSRFGLWSCQDNIAAGEDIRYLTRDAAQGVDLPSHDYWLFDSRKLVRMHFDEDDRPLQHEVITDPETIVQHNYWRDVAWHYAVQRDDFAKEHEPSLQRP, encoded by the coding sequence ATGAGTCCCACCTATCTTTCCGTTGACGAGTTTCAGCGGCTATTTACCGAGTTTGAGCACACCGCCTTCCGGTTGGAGGTTCGGGATCGCTACAACGTGGACGACGAGATCGAGGAGGTGCGTCGATTTCATGCCGGTGAGCCCGACAATCCTACCTCGGGTAAGTATTGGATGGACAATATCCGTAAGGTGGCCGAGGCCGGGATGCTGTTTGAGCGTGTGCGGGTGGTGAGCCTTCCGCTGACCGACTACAGCCGGTTCGGGTTGTGGTCCTGCCAGGACAACATCGCGGCGGGGGAGGACATCCGGTACCTCACTCGGGATGCGGCGCAGGGGGTTGACTTGCCCAGTCATGATTATTGGTTGTTCGACTCGCGGAAGCTGGTGCGTATGCATTTCGACGAGGACGACCGGCCGCTCCAGCATGAGGTGATCACTGATCCGGAGACCATCGTCCAGCACAACTACTGGCGGGATGTGGCCTGGCACTACGCTGTCCAGCGGGATGACTTCGCCAAGGAACACGAACCAAGTCTCCAGCGTCCATGA
- a CDS encoding helix-turn-helix domain-containing protein has product MTSPRNTNQVSSVHEERLALGQRLRELRQQAGLTGRQLAEALSWPASKVSKLENARQSPSEDDIRGWTQATGNEAATESVLALLRTLETRHGEWDRLLRGGLHSLQDKIAESERHTRLIRAFEPLVVPGLLQTAEYARARLAEAARRHNLPEDPDDAVRARMRRQEILYRPGRRFHFVMDEAALRVRKCPPEVMLGQLDRLIALAALPTVQLGIVGFDTAYTVGPRHGFWLFDNDRVSVETYSAELNLTQEQEIKIYTEAFEAHAADASYGRAARAIIQKVIDDLAPEEPEEEP; this is encoded by the coding sequence ATGACTTCGCCAAGGAACACGAACCAAGTCTCCAGCGTCCATGAGGAACGCCTCGCGCTGGGCCAGCGTCTCCGCGAGCTTCGCCAGCAGGCCGGGCTGACCGGTCGGCAGCTTGCGGAGGCGTTGTCCTGGCCTGCCTCCAAGGTCTCCAAGCTGGAGAACGCCAGACAGTCGCCGAGCGAGGACGACATCCGGGGTTGGACCCAAGCCACCGGGAATGAGGCCGCTACCGAATCAGTACTCGCGTTGCTGCGCACGCTGGAGACCCGGCACGGCGAATGGGATCGGCTGTTGCGCGGTGGCCTGCACTCGCTGCAGGACAAGATTGCCGAGAGCGAGCGGCATACGCGCCTCATTCGTGCCTTCGAGCCGCTGGTGGTTCCCGGCTTGTTGCAGACCGCCGAATACGCCAGAGCGCGCCTCGCCGAGGCGGCGCGCAGGCACAACCTGCCGGAGGATCCGGACGATGCGGTGCGAGCACGGATGCGGCGGCAGGAGATCCTGTACCGGCCGGGCCGCCGCTTCCACTTCGTGATGGACGAGGCGGCGCTGCGAGTCCGAAAATGTCCGCCGGAGGTCATGCTCGGCCAGTTGGACCGGTTGATCGCGTTGGCCGCTCTGCCCACCGTCCAACTCGGCATCGTCGGCTTCGACACCGCTTACACGGTCGGGCCACGGCACGGATTCTGGCTCTTTGATAACGACCGTGTATCTGTGGAGACCTACTCCGCCGAGCTGAACCTGACCCAGGAGCAGGAGATCAAGATCTACACGGAGGCGTTCGAGGCGCATGCGGCCGACGCCAGCTATGGCCGGGCGGCACGGGCGATCATCCAGAAGGTGATCGACGACCTCGCGCCGGAGGAACCGGAGGAGGAGCCGTGA
- the uvrC gene encoding excinuclease ABC subunit UvrC produces the protein MADPSTYRPSPGSIPDAPGVYKFRDETKRVIYVGKAKSLRSRLNSYFADLAGLHPRTRQMVTTAASVEWTVVGTEVEALQLEYNWIKEFDPRFNVRYRDDKSYPVLAVTLHEEFPRLHVYRGPRKKGVRYFGPYAHAWAIRETLDLLLRVFPARTCSNGVFRRHGQIGRPCLLGYIGKCSAPCVGTVSAEQHRGIVEDFCDFLAGRTDVMVRRLEQEMAQASEDLEFEKAARLRDDLGALRRAMEKQAVVLGDGTDADVVAFAHDELEAAVQVFHVRGGRVRGQRGWVIDKAEEMDVPALVGQFLAQFYGEQAELAAEAPDTTSPVPREVLVPELPPDAEAVTEWLTGLRGSRVRLRVPQRGDKRTLADTVARNASDAFAQHKLRRAGDLTARSAALSELQEHLGLDSAPLRIECVDISHIAGSDVVASLVVFEDGVPRKSEYKRFALREAAQEGDVASIAEVVRRRFSRYLKETAGGEGEQQPQEDEARPGIDPETGRPRKFAYPPNLLVVDGAGPQATAAADVLAELGITDVAVVGLAKRLEEVWLPADPDPVILPRTSDALYLLQRVRDEAHRFAVRYHREKRSKRLQSSALDGVPGLGQARKTALIKHFGSVKKLKQASVDEIAAVPGFGKRTAEVVHAALTGENTTGTEGEGGT, from the coding sequence GTGGCTGACCCGTCGACCTACCGCCCATCGCCAGGGAGCATCCCGGACGCGCCCGGGGTGTACAAGTTCCGTGACGAGACCAAGCGGGTCATCTACGTCGGCAAGGCCAAAAGCCTGCGGAGCAGGCTGAACTCCTACTTCGCCGACCTCGCCGGGCTGCACCCGCGCACCAGGCAGATGGTCACCACCGCCGCGAGCGTGGAGTGGACGGTGGTGGGCACCGAGGTCGAGGCCCTCCAGCTGGAGTACAACTGGATCAAGGAGTTCGACCCCCGGTTCAACGTCCGCTACCGGGACGACAAGAGCTACCCCGTGCTCGCGGTCACCCTGCACGAGGAGTTCCCACGGCTGCACGTCTACCGCGGGCCGCGGAAGAAGGGCGTGCGCTACTTCGGCCCCTATGCGCACGCCTGGGCCATCCGGGAGACCCTGGACCTGCTGCTGCGCGTGTTCCCCGCGCGCACCTGTTCCAACGGGGTGTTCCGCAGGCACGGCCAGATCGGCAGGCCCTGTCTGCTCGGCTACATCGGCAAGTGCTCGGCGCCCTGCGTCGGCACCGTCTCGGCCGAGCAGCACCGGGGGATCGTCGAGGACTTCTGCGACTTTCTCGCCGGGCGCACCGACGTCATGGTGCGCAGGCTGGAACAGGAGATGGCGCAGGCATCCGAGGACCTGGAGTTCGAGAAGGCGGCCAGGCTGCGCGACGACCTCGGCGCGCTGCGCAGGGCGATGGAGAAACAGGCCGTGGTGCTCGGCGACGGCACCGACGCCGATGTGGTCGCCTTCGCGCACGACGAGCTGGAGGCCGCAGTCCAGGTCTTCCACGTGCGCGGCGGCCGGGTCCGCGGCCAGCGGGGCTGGGTGATCGACAAGGCCGAGGAGATGGACGTGCCCGCGCTGGTCGGGCAGTTCCTCGCCCAGTTCTACGGGGAGCAGGCCGAGCTCGCCGCCGAGGCCCCGGACACCACCTCCCCGGTGCCCCGGGAAGTACTCGTTCCCGAGCTGCCGCCGGACGCCGAGGCGGTGACCGAATGGCTCACCGGACTGCGCGGATCCCGGGTGCGGCTGCGGGTACCGCAACGCGGGGACAAGCGGACGCTCGCCGACACTGTGGCCCGCAACGCCTCCGACGCCTTCGCCCAGCACAAGCTGCGCCGGGCCGGTGACCTCACCGCCCGCTCGGCCGCGCTGTCGGAGCTACAGGAACACCTCGGGCTGGACAGCGCCCCGCTGCGGATCGAATGCGTGGACATCAGCCATATCGCGGGCAGCGACGTGGTCGCCTCGCTGGTGGTGTTCGAGGACGGGGTACCGCGCAAGTCCGAATACAAGCGGTTCGCCCTGCGGGAGGCCGCGCAGGAGGGCGACGTCGCCTCGATCGCCGAGGTGGTGCGCCGCCGGTTCTCCCGCTACCTCAAGGAAACCGCAGGCGGCGAAGGGGAGCAGCAGCCCCAGGAGGACGAGGCCCGGCCCGGCATCGACCCGGAGACCGGCAGGCCGCGGAAGTTCGCCTATCCACCCAACCTGCTGGTGGTGGACGGCGCGGGCCCGCAGGCCACCGCCGCCGCGGATGTGCTGGCCGAGCTCGGTATCACCGATGTCGCCGTGGTCGGCCTGGCCAAGCGGCTGGAGGAGGTGTGGCTGCCTGCCGACCCCGATCCGGTGATCCTGCCACGCACCTCGGACGCGCTGTACCTGCTGCAGCGGGTGCGCGATGAGGCGCACCGGTTCGCCGTGCGGTACCACAGGGAGAAGCGGTCCAAGCGGCTGCAGTCCTCGGCGCTGGACGGGGTTCCTGGGCTCGGCCAGGCGCGCAAGACGGCGCTGATCAAGCATTTCGGTTCGGTGAAGAAACTCAAGCAGGCCAGTGTGGACGAGATCGCGGCGGTGCCGGGCTTCGGCAAGCGCACCGCCGAGGTGGTGCATGCCGCGCTGACCGGCGAGAACACAACGGGCACAGAAGGGGAAGGCGGAACGTGA
- the rapZ gene encoding RNase adapter RapZ → MEVAVVSGLSGAGRSTAAKCLEDLGWFVVDNLPPELISTMVELGAQAQGAITKVAVVMDVRSRAFTDDLASVIKDLDARGYKPRVLFLEATDAVLVRRFEQVRRGHPMQGDGRLSDGITAERALLAPLREEADLVLETSALSVHQLRAKIEDAFGSEASTQTRVTVLSFGYKYGLPMDADLVMDVRFLPNPFWIPELREHTGLDGDVRNYVLTQEGAEEFLERYHELLRLIGAGYKREGKRYLTLAVGCTGGKHRSVAISEELARRMSNEDGMAVKVVHRDLGRE, encoded by the coding sequence ATGGAGGTGGCCGTGGTCAGCGGCCTCTCCGGGGCCGGGCGCAGTACCGCGGCCAAATGCCTCGAGGATCTCGGCTGGTTCGTGGTGGACAACCTGCCGCCGGAGCTGATCTCCACCATGGTCGAGCTCGGCGCGCAGGCGCAGGGCGCGATCACCAAGGTCGCGGTGGTGATGGACGTGCGGTCGCGGGCGTTCACCGACGACCTCGCCTCGGTGATCAAGGACCTGGACGCCCGCGGCTACAAGCCGAGGGTGCTGTTCCTTGAGGCGACCGACGCCGTGCTGGTGCGCCGGTTCGAGCAGGTCCGCCGGGGCCACCCGATGCAGGGCGACGGCAGGCTCTCCGACGGGATCACCGCCGAGCGCGCGCTGCTGGCGCCGCTGCGCGAGGAGGCCGACCTGGTACTGGAGACCTCCGCGCTGTCGGTGCACCAGCTGCGGGCCAAGATCGAGGACGCCTTCGGCTCCGAGGCCAGCACGCAGACCCGGGTCACCGTGCTCTCCTTCGGGTACAAGTACGGCCTTCCGATGGACGCCGATCTGGTGATGGACGTACGTTTCCTGCCCAACCCGTTCTGGATCCCGGAACTGCGCGAGCACACCGGGCTGGACGGCGATGTGCGCAACTACGTGCTGACCCAGGAGGGGGCCGAGGAGTTCCTGGAGCGCTACCATGAGCTGCTCCGGTTGATCGGCGCCGGCTACAAGCGTGAGGGCAAGCGATACCTGACGCTCGCCGTCGGTTGCACCGGCGGAAAACACCGCAGCGTGGCGATCTCCGAGGAGCTGGCCCGTCGGATGTCCAATGAGGACGGTATGGCGGTCAAGGTGGTGCATCGGGACCTTGGTCGGGAGTGA
- a CDS encoding gluconeogenesis factor YvcK family protein — translation MRAVALGGGHGLHATLSALRRITSDVTAVVTVADDGGSSGRLRRELGLLPPGDLRQALSALAAAEDGGGLWSEVFQHRFGGDGALAGHAVGNLLLAGLFEVLGDPVAALDEAARLVGVSGRVLPMSVEPLEIEAEVTGLDNGGVSRIRGQVAVASTPGQVRRITLHNPEHPDHPPAAAPQAVRAVLDADVVFLGPGSWFTSVLPHLLLPDLHDALVRTTATKVVVLNLIPQPGETAGFSPERHLDVLFEHAPRLRVDAVIADKDSVPTPARLRHAAVGLGGRAHLADIADQGVAGRHDPDALASCVREALGLARDQ, via the coding sequence TTGCGCGCGGTAGCCCTCGGCGGCGGCCACGGCCTGCACGCCACGCTGAGCGCGCTGCGGCGGATCACCTCCGATGTGACGGCGGTGGTCACGGTGGCCGACGACGGCGGTTCCTCCGGCAGGCTGCGCCGGGAGCTCGGCCTGCTGCCGCCCGGCGACCTGCGGCAGGCGCTGTCCGCGCTGGCCGCGGCGGAGGATGGTGGCGGGCTGTGGTCGGAGGTGTTCCAGCACCGTTTCGGCGGTGATGGCGCGCTGGCCGGGCATGCGGTGGGCAACCTGTTGCTCGCCGGGTTGTTCGAGGTGCTCGGCGATCCGGTGGCCGCGCTGGACGAGGCGGCGCGGCTGGTCGGTGTCTCCGGCAGGGTGCTGCCGATGAGTGTGGAGCCGCTGGAGATCGAGGCGGAGGTCACCGGGCTGGACAACGGCGGGGTGAGCCGGATCCGCGGCCAGGTCGCGGTGGCCAGCACCCCGGGGCAGGTCCGCCGGATCACCCTGCACAACCCCGAGCACCCTGACCACCCGCCCGCGGCGGCGCCGCAGGCCGTGCGGGCGGTACTGGACGCCGACGTGGTCTTTCTCGGTCCGGGTTCCTGGTTCACCAGTGTTCTTCCGCACCTGCTGCTGCCGGACCTGCACGACGCGCTGGTCCGCACGACGGCCACCAAGGTGGTCGTGCTCAATCTAATCCCCCAACCGGGTGAGACGGCTGGGTTCTCCCCGGAACGGCACTTGGACGTACTCTTCGAACACGCTCCCCGGCTCCGAGTCGACGCGGTGATCGCGGACAAGGACTCGGTGCCCACACCGGCTCGGCTGCGGCACGCGGCGGTCGGATTGGGCGGGCGCGCGCATCTGGCTGACATCGCCGACCAGGGGGTGGCTGGTCGGCACGATCCGGATGCGCTGGCGAGTTGTGTGCGAGAGGCTCTCGGCCTTGCCCGAGACCAGTGA
- the whiA gene encoding DNA-binding protein WhiA — MAMTAEVKDELSRLEFTKIGPRRSEVASMLRFAGGLHIVGGRVVVEAELDTGSVARRLRKEIHELYGHHSDVHVISSSGGLRKGTRYVVRVVKDGEGLARQTGLIDQRGRPVRGLPAAVVSGGIADAEAAWRGAFLAHGSLTEPGRSSSLEVTCPGPEAALALVGAARRLGIQAKSREVRGADRVVVRDGDAIGALLTRLGAHESVLTWEERRMRREVRATANRLANFDDANLRRSARAAVAAAARVERAMEILSDSAPEHLLAAGKLRLSNRQASLEELGQLSDPPMTKDAVAGRIRRLLAMADKKAKEQGIPDTESAVTAEMLEEEV, encoded by the coding sequence ATGGCGATGACCGCGGAGGTCAAGGACGAGCTGAGCAGGCTGGAGTTCACCAAGATCGGCCCGCGTCGCTCCGAGGTGGCCTCGATGCTGCGGTTCGCCGGTGGCCTGCACATCGTGGGCGGCAGGGTCGTGGTCGAGGCGGAACTGGACACCGGCTCGGTGGCCCGCAGGCTGCGCAAGGAGATCCACGAACTCTACGGCCACCATTCCGATGTGCATGTCATCTCGTCCAGCGGGGGGCTGCGCAAGGGGACCCGGTATGTGGTCCGGGTGGTCAAGGACGGCGAAGGACTGGCCAGGCAGACCGGCCTGATCGACCAGCGCGGCAGGCCGGTGCGTGGCCTGCCGGCCGCGGTGGTCTCCGGCGGGATCGCCGACGCCGAGGCGGCCTGGCGCGGCGCGTTCCTTGCGCATGGTTCGCTCACCGAGCCGGGCCGCTCCTCCTCGCTGGAGGTCACCTGCCCGGGGCCGGAGGCCGCGCTGGCGCTGGTGGGCGCCGCCCGCAGGCTCGGCATCCAGGCGAAATCCCGCGAGGTGCGCGGCGCCGACCGGGTGGTGGTCCGGGACGGGGACGCCATCGGCGCCCTGCTCACCCGGCTCGGGGCGCACGAGAGCGTGCTCACCTGGGAGGAACGCCGGATGCGGCGCGAGGTGCGGGCGACGGCCAACCGGCTGGCCAACTTCGACGACGCCAACCTGCGCCGGTCCGCGCGGGCGGCCGTGGCCGCGGCGGCCAGGGTGGAGCGCGCGATGGAGATCCTCAGCGACTCCGCGCCAGAGCACCTGCTCGCCGCGGGCAAGCTCCGGCTGTCCAACCGGCAGGCCTCGCTGGAGGAACTCGGCCAGCTGTCCGACCCGCCGATGACCAAGGACGCCGTCGCGGGCCGGATCCGCAGGCTGCTCGCCATGGCCGACAAGAAGGCCAAGGAGCAGGGCATCCCGGACACCGAGTCCGCCGTCACCGCCGAGATGCTCGAAGAGGAGGTCTGA
- a CDS encoding acyltransferase family protein, with the protein MSDGGRPAREPLVDLVRAVAITGVVLGHWLVTAAIPVGDGLPSGLRLDSPLRYLPELAPLSWLLQTLGLFFFAGGFGAAVSRARSRRRGERLPAWWAARVSRLLQAILLVLLAWAAVLGVLLPSGLGAGAAGTVVHLVTSPLWFLAVYVVLLACADIALALHRRLGLLAAAVPAGLALLVELATAAGAPAVLGQATVLLVWWTPWQLGVAAAGRGLPGPAAATALLALGVAGGALAVLVFGYPVSAVGGTGEARSNLAPPSPFALALALAQVGAVLLAAPLLRRFARAAGGLVGWVNTRALPIFLLHQSALTAVVLLGAVFGTLPGLHGVPTGGAWVLARLCWLPCFAAVLWLLLSTLGRVLPGRRGPAGQK; encoded by the coding sequence ATGAGTGACGGTGGGAGACCGGCGCGGGAGCCGCTGGTCGATCTGGTGCGGGCCGTGGCGATCACCGGGGTGGTGCTGGGCCACTGGCTGGTCACCGCAGCGATCCCGGTAGGGGACGGCCTGCCGTCCGGGCTGCGCCTGGACAGCCCACTGCGCTACCTGCCCGAGCTCGCCCCGCTGAGCTGGCTGCTGCAGACCCTGGGGCTGTTCTTCTTCGCGGGCGGGTTCGGCGCCGCGGTCAGCAGGGCCAGGTCCCGCCGGCGCGGGGAGCGGCTGCCTGCCTGGTGGGCGGCCCGGGTGTCCCGGCTACTCCAGGCCATCCTGCTGGTGTTGCTCGCCTGGGCCGCGGTGCTGGGCGTGCTGTTGCCCTCCGGGCTCGGCGCCGGCGCCGCGGGCACCGTGGTCCACCTGGTCACCAGTCCGCTGTGGTTCCTCGCCGTCTACGTGGTGCTGCTGGCGTGCGCCGATATCGCGCTGGCGCTGCACCGGCGGCTGGGCCTGCTCGCCGCGGCTGTACCCGCCGGGCTGGCGCTGCTGGTGGAGCTGGCGACGGCCGCGGGCGCCCCGGCCGTACTCGGCCAGGCGACCGTGCTGCTGGTGTGGTGGACCCCGTGGCAACTCGGGGTGGCCGCGGCCGGGCGCGGCCTGCCCGGCCCGGCGGCCGCCACCGCGCTGCTCGCGCTCGGGGTGGCCGGCGGTGCGCTCGCGGTGCTGGTGTTCGGCTACCCGGTCTCCGCGGTCGGCGGCACCGGCGAGGCCCGGTCGAACCTGGCCCCACCCTCACCGTTCGCGCTGGCGCTCGCGCTGGCCCAGGTGGGGGCCGTGCTGCTGGCCGCCCCGCTGCTGCGCCGGTTCGCCAGGGCGGCGGGCGGCCTCGTCGGCTGGGTGAACACGCGGGCGTTGCCGATCTTCCTGCTGCACCAGAGCGCGCTCACCGCGGTGGTACTGCTCGGCGCCGTGTTCGGCACGCTGCCCGGGCTGCATGGGGTGCCCACCGGCGGGGCGTGGGTGCTCGCCAGATTGTGCTGGCTGCCGTGCTTCGCCGCCGTACTGTGGCTGCTGCTCAGCACCCTCGGCAGGGTGCTCCCAGGACGTCGCGGACCCGCAGGGCAGAAATAG